One segment of Streptosporangium brasiliense DNA contains the following:
- a CDS encoding helix-turn-helix domain-containing protein, with amino-acid sequence MEEPPEYGQCRPAPVLRRSVSRYTGYRITGPPGLHHGLPSGHLTLIVCLSGTLDVVAMPDRARPPVSSVSMVAGLHDAPAVISHDGRQYGVQLDLTWQGARTLFGVPAGELVGDVVDLAALLGRRAGELADRLAGAAGWRQRFDVLDHVLAGLADDRRAEPPAEVTRAWRRLAATGGRLPVGELARELGWSRRHLGERFRREVGLSPKTAARVIRFERACRRMRSAARPPLAEVAAECGYFDQAHLAREFRALAGTTATGWLAEFPSVQDQGGGPAPG; translated from the coding sequence ATGGAGGAGCCGCCGGAGTACGGTCAGTGCCGGCCCGCGCCGGTGCTGCGCCGTTCCGTGTCCAGATACACCGGTTACCGCATAACCGGTCCGCCGGGGCTGCACCACGGCCTGCCGTCGGGGCACCTGACCCTCATCGTGTGCCTGTCCGGCACGCTCGACGTGGTCGCGATGCCCGACCGGGCCCGCCCGCCGGTCTCCTCCGTCTCGATGGTCGCCGGACTGCACGACGCCCCGGCCGTGATCTCTCATGACGGCCGGCAGTACGGTGTGCAGCTGGACCTGACCTGGCAGGGGGCCCGGACGCTGTTCGGCGTGCCCGCGGGGGAGCTCGTCGGCGACGTGGTCGACCTGGCGGCCCTGCTCGGCCGCCGCGCCGGAGAGCTGGCCGACCGGCTGGCCGGCGCGGCGGGCTGGCGGCAGCGGTTCGACGTGCTCGACCACGTCCTGGCCGGGCTCGCCGACGACCGTCGCGCCGAGCCCCCGGCGGAGGTGACCCGGGCCTGGCGGCGGCTGGCGGCGACGGGCGGGCGGTTGCCGGTCGGCGAGCTGGCCCGGGAGCTGGGGTGGAGCCGGCGGCACCTCGGTGAGCGGTTCCGCCGCGAGGTCGGCCTGTCCCCGAAGACGGCGGCCCGGGTGATCCGCTTCGAGCGGGCCTGCCGGCGGATGCGGTCCGCGGCCCGCCCGCCGCTGGCCGAGGTGGCCGCCGAATGCGGCTACTTCGACCAGGCCCACCTGGCCCGGGAGTTCCGCGCCCTGGCCGGCACCACCGCGACCGGATGGCTGGCGGAGTTCCCATCCGTCCAAGACCAGGGGGGCGGCCCGGCTCCAGGATGA
- a CDS encoding VOC family protein, whose amino-acid sequence MTQTNSAGAHAATGTPSVWTCLTYRDVRAASAFLVEAFGFVERASYGDSETVRHAELVWPAGNGGVMLGPAGAGNECGQPVGTGSTYVVVDELDALFARATAAGARVVRGIRDEDYGGRGFTVRDPEGALWSFGTYQG is encoded by the coding sequence ATGACACAGACCAACAGCGCCGGCGCCCACGCGGCCACCGGCACCCCCTCGGTGTGGACCTGCCTGACCTATCGCGACGTGCGGGCCGCGTCCGCCTTCCTCGTCGAGGCGTTCGGCTTCGTCGAGCGGGCCAGCTACGGCGACAGCGAGACCGTGCGCCACGCCGAGCTCGTCTGGCCGGCCGGGAACGGCGGGGTCATGCTCGGACCGGCCGGAGCCGGCAACGAGTGCGGTCAGCCGGTGGGCACCGGCTCGACCTACGTGGTGGTCGACGAGCTCGACGCCCTGTTCGCCCGGGCCACCGCAGCCGGTGCGCGGGTAGTGCGGGGCATCAGGGACGAGGATTACGGCGGCCGCGGCTTCACCGTGCGCGACCCCGAGGGCGCCCTGTGGAGCTTCGGCACCTATCAGGGCTGA
- a CDS encoding serine hydrolase domain-containing protein codes for MKKLVACAGLVAAVLIPAALTPAAAAAPPGGALDAAAVDRYVNDYLRRTGLPGAMVAVTRGDQVVRAAGYGHGADGRAVTARTPMPVASLSKSFTALAVMRLVEAGRVDLDAPVRRYLPEFRLADPRAARITVRQLLNQTSGMADSAFPDLTLPQPDTLTGAVARMRGAELATAPGTRMSYHNPNYFVAARLVEVVAGVPFAEYMSAEVFGPIGMADTTTVDSTAEMPGAARGYIRAYGQVIPRAHPRWFTNGGHGVVTTATDLSRWLITQNSGGRTADGRQVVSDRSIETMWTPPKGGTYGMGWRRGGPEHGSTWVQHTGWLLTHNSVQILVPDEGYGVAVVANTGMSPDDDSVLIARGLVDLAQGRTPEPTAPFTMTADLVLAGLTILALALGARGALRSQRWARRRAGHPLWRTVLRLSPYALPLVIFASLASIFGFLYNRAGTMEQITYLWLPLYVWLGTAALAGAVVIAARGFHLIRAGRRPSDVPPAVPPRP; via the coding sequence GTGAAGAAGCTGGTGGCATGTGCCGGACTGGTGGCCGCGGTCCTGATACCGGCGGCCCTGACCCCCGCCGCGGCCGCCGCCCCGCCCGGCGGCGCCCTCGACGCGGCTGCCGTCGACCGTTATGTGAACGACTATCTGCGGCGGACCGGCCTCCCCGGTGCCATGGTCGCGGTCACCAGGGGCGACCAGGTCGTACGTGCCGCCGGTTACGGGCACGGCGCGGACGGCAGGGCCGTCACGGCGCGGACGCCGATGCCGGTGGCCTCGCTCTCCAAGTCCTTCACCGCCCTGGCCGTCATGCGACTGGTCGAGGCGGGCAGGGTGGACCTGGACGCGCCGGTCCGCCGGTATCTGCCCGAGTTCCGGCTGGCCGACCCGCGGGCCGCCAGGATCACCGTACGGCAGCTGCTGAACCAGACCTCCGGCATGGCCGACTCCGCCTTCCCCGACCTGACCCTGCCGCAGCCGGACACGCTGACCGGCGCCGTCGCCCGGATGCGCGGCGCGGAGCTGGCCACCGCACCGGGGACCAGGATGAGCTACCACAACCCCAACTACTTCGTCGCGGCGCGGCTGGTCGAGGTCGTGGCCGGGGTCCCGTTCGCCGAATACATGTCCGCCGAGGTGTTCGGGCCGATCGGCATGGCGGACACCACCACCGTCGACAGCACCGCGGAGATGCCGGGCGCCGCCAGGGGATACATCCGCGCCTACGGCCAGGTGATCCCGCGCGCCCATCCCCGCTGGTTCACCAACGGGGGCCACGGCGTCGTCACCACGGCCACCGACCTGTCCCGCTGGCTGATCACACAGAACAGCGGGGGGCGGACCGCCGACGGCCGACAGGTCGTCTCCGACCGGAGCATCGAGACCATGTGGACCCCTCCCAAGGGGGGCACCTACGGGATGGGCTGGCGGCGCGGCGGTCCTGAGCACGGCTCCACGTGGGTCCAGCACACCGGCTGGCTGCTCACCCACAACTCCGTGCAGATCCTGGTCCCCGACGAAGGCTACGGCGTCGCCGTCGTCGCCAACACCGGGATGAGCCCCGACGACGACAGCGTGCTCATCGCGCGGGGCCTGGTGGACCTGGCCCAGGGCAGGACCCCGGAACCCACCGCGCCCTTCACCATGACCGCCGACCTCGTTCTCGCGGGCCTCACGATCCTCGCCCTCGCGCTCGGCGCGCGCGGCGCCCTCCGCTCACAGCGCTGGGCCCGGCGGAGGGCGGGGCACCCCCTGTGGCGGACCGTCCTGCGGCTGTCGCCGTACGCTCTCCCCTTGGTGATCTTCGCCTCGCTCGCCTCGATCTTCGGCTTCCTCTACAACCGGGCCGGCACCATGGAGCAGATCACCTACCTGTGGCTGCCCCTCTACGTCTGGCTCGGGACGGCCGCCCTGGCGGGCGCCGTGGTGATCGCGGCGCGCGGCTTCCACCTGATCAGAGCAGGCCGCCGGCCGTCCGATGTCCCGCCCGCCGTCCCGCCCCGGCCGTGA
- a CDS encoding alkaline phosphatase PhoX, with amino-acid sequence MTPPISRRDLLRSGAAGGLGIAIIGSVDAIAGPAAAQTAQAGLKAVGYGPVVADPAGLLALPRGFSYKIVAQAGKTLLETGEPTPSDADGTGFFRGRNGSVLVNNHEIGGNEPYPVPALPGLTYDPGARGGTTNIEVDGQGNRIREYVSVAGTHNNCAGGITPWSTWLTCEETEQRAGGVFQKNHGYVFEVDPFDRDANLDPVPLKFLGRFSHEAVAVDPHTSAIYETEDAGGPNGLYFRWTPPRHFRGGKGALRALALGEGGDTAGTLQAMSCFKGSRHIADLSEATQPGTRYRVEWIDVPDRDAATVSVRKQFADGQVTRSRKLEGAWWADGGAYFVSSYARTDDGSVNEHDGQVWFYDPRSETVTLRTIFGVNPDPEQDTDYDGPDNITVSPYGGIILAEDGEGLSHLVGVTKQGKAYPMARNELNDSEFTGPTFSADGRILFANIQSPGYVFAITGPWGRPGNGDGGQHG; translated from the coding sequence ATGACTCCCCCGATCTCGCGCCGCGACCTGCTACGTTCCGGGGCCGCGGGTGGCCTGGGCATCGCCATCATCGGCAGCGTCGACGCCATCGCCGGCCCCGCCGCCGCCCAGACCGCCCAGGCCGGCCTCAAGGCGGTGGGCTACGGCCCCGTCGTCGCCGACCCGGCCGGCCTGCTCGCACTGCCGCGCGGCTTCTCCTACAAGATCGTCGCCCAGGCCGGCAAGACGCTCCTGGAGACGGGCGAGCCGACTCCGAGCGACGCCGACGGCACCGGGTTCTTCCGGGGACGCAACGGCTCCGTCCTGGTCAACAACCACGAGATCGGCGGGAACGAGCCCTACCCCGTGCCGGCCCTGCCGGGCCTGACCTACGACCCCGGCGCACGCGGTGGCACCACCAACATCGAGGTCGACGGCCAGGGGAACCGGATCCGCGAGTACGTCAGCGTGGCCGGCACGCACAACAACTGCGCGGGCGGCATCACCCCCTGGAGCACCTGGCTGACGTGCGAGGAGACCGAGCAGCGCGCCGGCGGGGTCTTCCAGAAGAACCACGGGTACGTCTTCGAGGTGGACCCGTTCGACCGCGACGCCAACCTCGACCCGGTCCCGCTGAAGTTCCTGGGCAGGTTCTCGCACGAGGCCGTCGCGGTCGACCCGCACACCTCCGCGATCTACGAGACCGAGGACGCGGGCGGGCCGAACGGCCTGTACTTCCGCTGGACCCCGCCCAGGCACTTCCGGGGCGGCAAGGGCGCGCTCCGGGCGCTCGCGCTCGGTGAGGGCGGCGACACCGCCGGCACCCTGCAGGCCATGAGCTGCTTCAAGGGGAGCAGGCACATCGCCGACCTGTCCGAGGCCACCCAGCCGGGCACCCGCTACAGGGTGGAGTGGATCGACGTGCCGGACCGCGACGCCGCGACGGTCTCGGTGCGCAAGCAGTTCGCCGACGGCCAGGTCACCCGGAGCCGCAAGCTTGAGGGCGCCTGGTGGGCCGACGGCGGCGCCTACTTCGTCTCCAGCTACGCCCGCACCGACGACGGCAGCGTCAACGAGCACGACGGGCAGGTGTGGTTCTACGACCCCAGGTCGGAGACGGTCACCCTCAGGACCATCTTCGGGGTCAACCCGGACCCCGAGCAGGACACCGACTACGACGGCCCGGACAACATCACGGTCTCCCCGTACGGCGGGATCATCCTGGCCGAGGACGGCGAGGGCCTCTCGCACCTGGTCGGCGTCACCAAGCAGGGGAAGGCCTACCCGATGGCCCGCAACGAGCTCAACGACAGCGAGTTCACCGGCCCGACCTTCAGCGCGGACGGGAGGATCCTGTTCGCCAACATCCAGTCCCCCGGCTACGTGTTCGCGATCACCGGCCCCTGGGGCCGGCCCGGCAACGGCGACGGAGGCCAGCACGGCTGA
- a CDS encoding AfsR/SARP family transcriptional regulator, whose translation MIVDRAVPTYDFQILGPFRVCRDGITVALPARHPRMLLAVLLLHNGEVVAERRLLEQVWGHGSGSTIALRTAVSRLRSWLRDKAGAVASIEHVDSGYRLRLPPRFIDAARFRAALAADSDTAGLDPHQRLSSLMGALEQWYGSVLDGAPDGVREDPAVRALDDDHAMCLQRLAALAISVQAPELLLPRTRALARARPFDEPLHTRLIELYAACGRPAEALMEYERLRSRLADELGVAPSADAQRAYLTVLDQDPLGGFERVHGAGWGRTIVPHQVPADTADFLGRDKAIAVLLDHLGGLLNDPAWPAPLIAGVTGPAGAGKTTLAVHVAHRLAPMYMDGQLYADLRGTGNAPESPARVLGRFLRALGVGKAAVPDDLAERMALYRSLMNGRRILVVLDDAVGEAQVRPLLPASSACSVLVTSRSRLVGVSGAKFVDLDGFDTDHAIQLLAAVAGHERVIAEPDAAAELVRLCGGLPLAVRICGARLAARPRWPLAALAALLRDERGRLDELSIADLTVRDGLRHSYSRMNEEVQQTLARLARLGPVDFTIGTVAAVCGLDHDSAGRHLGALVETRSASVVDNGQAGQFHYRLDELVRLFALDPRA comes from the coding sequence ATGATCGTCGACAGGGCTGTTCCCACCTACGACTTCCAGATTCTCGGACCGTTCCGGGTCTGCCGGGACGGGATCACGGTGGCGCTGCCGGCGCGGCATCCCCGCATGCTGCTGGCCGTGCTGCTGCTGCACAACGGCGAGGTCGTCGCCGAGAGACGGCTGCTGGAGCAGGTGTGGGGCCACGGCTCGGGCAGCACGATCGCCCTGCGCACCGCCGTGTCGCGGCTGCGCTCCTGGCTGCGCGACAAGGCCGGCGCGGTCGCCTCCATCGAGCACGTCGACAGCGGCTACCGGCTGCGGCTGCCGCCCCGGTTCATCGACGCCGCTCGGTTCCGCGCCGCGCTGGCCGCCGACTCCGACACCGCCGGCCTCGATCCCCACCAGCGCCTGTCCTCCCTGATGGGCGCGCTCGAACAGTGGTACGGCTCCGTGCTGGACGGCGCCCCCGACGGGGTGCGGGAGGACCCCGCGGTACGGGCCCTGGACGACGACCACGCCATGTGCCTGCAGCGGCTGGCCGCGCTCGCCATCTCGGTGCAGGCCCCCGAGCTGCTGCTGCCCAGGACCCGCGCCCTGGCCCGGGCCCGGCCGTTCGACGAGCCGCTGCACACGCGCCTGATCGAGCTGTACGCCGCCTGCGGCCGCCCCGCCGAGGCGCTCATGGAGTACGAGCGGCTGAGATCCCGGCTCGCCGACGAGCTGGGCGTCGCGCCCAGCGCGGATGCCCAGCGCGCCTACCTCACCGTGCTCGACCAGGACCCGCTCGGCGGGTTCGAACGGGTCCACGGCGCGGGATGGGGACGCACGATCGTGCCTCACCAGGTCCCCGCCGACACCGCCGACTTCCTGGGGCGCGACAAGGCGATCGCCGTGCTCCTCGACCACCTGGGTGGGCTGCTGAACGACCCGGCGTGGCCGGCCCCGCTGATCGCGGGCGTCACCGGCCCGGCCGGGGCCGGCAAGACCACCCTGGCCGTGCACGTCGCGCACCGGCTGGCGCCGATGTACATGGACGGCCAGCTCTACGCCGACCTGCGCGGCACCGGGAACGCTCCCGAGTCCCCGGCCCGCGTGCTCGGACGGTTCCTGCGGGCGCTCGGGGTCGGCAAGGCCGCCGTCCCGGACGACCTGGCCGAGCGCATGGCCCTGTACCGCAGCCTCATGAACGGCCGCCGCATCCTGGTCGTGCTGGACGACGCCGTGGGAGAGGCGCAGGTGAGGCCGCTGCTCCCCGCCTCCTCGGCGTGCTCGGTCCTGGTCACCAGCCGGTCCCGGCTGGTGGGCGTCAGCGGCGCCAAGTTCGTGGATCTCGACGGGTTCGACACCGACCACGCCATCCAGCTCCTGGCGGCCGTCGCCGGGCACGAACGGGTCATCGCCGAGCCTGACGCCGCGGCCGAGCTGGTCCGGCTGTGCGGCGGGCTGCCCCTGGCGGTGCGCATCTGCGGCGCCCGGCTCGCCGCCCGCCCGCGCTGGCCGCTCGCCGCCCTCGCCGCCCTGCTCCGTGACGAGCGTGGCCGCCTGGACGAGCTGAGCATCGCGGACCTGACCGTACGGGACGGCCTGCGGCACAGCTACTCGCGGATGAACGAGGAGGTCCAGCAGACGCTGGCCCGGCTGGCCCGGCTGGGGCCCGTCGACTTCACGATCGGCACCGTCGCCGCCGTCTGCGGCCTGGACCACGACTCCGCCGGGCGGCACCTCGGCGCCCTGGTCGAGACCCGCTCCGCCTCGGTGGTCGACAACGGCCAGGCCGGGCAGTTCCACTACCGCCTCGACGAGCTGGTCCGGCTGTTCGCCCTCGACCCGCGGGCCTGA
- a CDS encoding amino acid adenylation domain-containing protein: MVVGRFLDVVNSNSDRVAVYSVDASITYGELAAAAGGIQRLVTEAGGRPGGRVGLLTGHDATVIAAILGTLLSGCVYVPLDPSYPVPRLAYMVDDADVSVLVTTRRHEALARTLLGERSCAVVLVEDATPAAPVAPETVEPDSVAYLRYTSGSTGVPKGVAQSHRNLAHCVGNQIESLSITSEDRLSLLASVSFDASIPDIYPALLSGAAVVPIDVRALGPGELVRRLADLGVTVYHSTPTLYRYVLDALGPAGRLPSVRAVLLGGERVTGSDVAAGRGRFADRCRFVNGYGATEATFVAHHRISFDPSEAGPEPGPLVPIGRALPGYEVVLLDADGGEGEIAIRSPYLALGYWRDPERTAARFTTDGDGRRVYRTGDLGRELPDGTLVCLGRLDRQIKVRGFRVEPAEVETHLAGQPGVARAVVTLAGDRLVAHVQPAPGAVLDPAAMRRSAAEVLPDYLVPAAIMVLDALPLTPTGKVDARALPAPGPVRDGERPATPAEATVHDAWCEVLGVARIGVTEPFFDAGGHSLLLGRLQQRLSETFGTPVPMVTLFEHTTVRAQARALSAPADTPPPPPPAAVPSAADGFDDLDDLDGHIAVVGLACRFPGAPDPAAFWSVLSDGVDAIWDYPESELRELGVGAGLLADPAHVRAGGKLDGVADFDAEFFGFTAEEAARTDPQHRLFLETAWEALEDAGYDPGRFDGQIGVYASTSANRYFLFHLFGNPAAGAPDDPDDWEGRLLPHQRADHLPGQVAYRLGLTGPAVAVQTACSSSLVAVCMAAQNLADHRCDLALAGGVSVTWPRYRHTPGGMVSPDGRCRAFDAAANGSGFSSGSGVVALKRLADAMADGDHVYAVIPGWAVGNDGAARAGFAVPGLSGQVAAVTEALGDAGISPDEIGMVEAHGSGTPLGDAIEVEALTRAFRAAGARDTGHCALGAVKTNIGHTDAASGIAGFIKAVLSVRHGQIPGNLHLDSPNPQLDLERGPFYLPAKTVHWPEGRRRVAGVSAIGIGGTGAHVLVAEAPQPQATVPASGGRYLLPISARSPEALRAAIVRLREHLAANPHLSPADVAHTLTAGRRSFAHRAVVECGSLAEAIAALDPDRLMSQAGAPETLPSGSAVPGRRVPLPTYPFQRQRYWIDPPGGTR; the protein is encoded by the coding sequence ATGGTAGTCGGCCGATTCCTCGACGTCGTTAACAGCAATTCTGACCGCGTTGCGGTGTATTCGGTTGATGCTTCAATCACTTACGGTGAGCTCGCCGCCGCGGCCGGTGGGATCCAGCGCCTCGTCACCGAGGCCGGCGGCCGTCCGGGAGGGCGGGTCGGCCTCCTGACCGGTCACGACGCGACGGTCATCGCCGCCATCCTGGGGACCCTGCTCTCCGGCTGCGTCTACGTCCCGCTGGACCCCTCGTATCCGGTGCCGCGGCTGGCGTACATGGTCGACGACGCCGATGTGAGCGTGCTGGTCACCACCCGCAGGCACGAGGCGCTCGCCCGGACCCTCCTCGGCGAGCGGTCCTGCGCCGTGGTCCTCGTCGAGGACGCGACCCCGGCGGCGCCGGTGGCCCCCGAGACGGTCGAGCCGGACAGCGTGGCCTACCTGCGCTACACCTCCGGATCCACTGGCGTGCCCAAGGGGGTGGCCCAGAGCCACCGGAACCTGGCGCACTGCGTCGGCAACCAGATCGAGAGCCTGTCGATCACCTCCGAGGACCGGCTCAGCCTGCTCGCCTCGGTCAGCTTCGACGCCTCCATCCCGGACATCTACCCCGCGCTGCTGAGCGGCGCGGCCGTGGTGCCGATCGACGTCCGCGCGCTCGGGCCGGGCGAGCTGGTGCGCCGCCTGGCCGACCTGGGCGTGACCGTCTACCACTCCACCCCGACGCTCTACCGCTACGTGCTCGACGCGCTGGGGCCGGCCGGCCGGCTGCCCTCGGTCCGCGCCGTGCTGCTCGGCGGCGAGCGGGTGACCGGCTCCGACGTGGCCGCCGGCCGGGGGCGTTTCGCCGACCGCTGCCGGTTCGTCAACGGGTACGGGGCCACCGAGGCCACCTTCGTGGCCCACCACCGGATCTCCTTCGACCCCTCGGAGGCCGGGCCGGAGCCGGGTCCCCTGGTGCCGATCGGCCGTGCGCTGCCGGGCTACGAGGTGGTCCTGCTGGACGCCGACGGCGGCGAGGGCGAGATCGCCATCCGCAGCCCGTATCTGGCCCTGGGATATTGGCGGGACCCCGAGCGCACCGCCGCGCGATTCACCACCGACGGCGACGGCAGGCGGGTCTACCGCACCGGAGACCTGGGACGCGAGCTGCCCGACGGCACGCTGGTCTGCCTGGGCAGACTGGACCGGCAGATCAAGGTGCGCGGGTTCCGCGTCGAGCCGGCCGAGGTGGAGACGCACCTGGCCGGACAGCCCGGAGTGGCCAGGGCCGTGGTCACGCTCGCCGGGGACCGGCTCGTCGCCCACGTACAGCCCGCCCCCGGCGCCGTGCTCGATCCGGCCGCGATGCGGCGGAGCGCCGCCGAGGTCCTCCCGGACTACCTGGTCCCCGCGGCGATCATGGTGCTCGACGCGCTGCCGCTCACCCCGACCGGCAAGGTGGACGCCCGGGCCCTGCCCGCTCCGGGCCCCGTCCGCGACGGCGAGCGGCCGGCCACCCCCGCCGAGGCCACCGTGCACGACGCCTGGTGCGAGGTGCTCGGCGTGGCGCGGATCGGCGTGACCGAGCCGTTCTTCGACGCCGGCGGCCACTCCCTGCTCCTGGGACGGCTCCAGCAGCGCCTGTCCGAGACGTTCGGGACTCCGGTGCCGATGGTGACGCTGTTCGAGCACACCACGGTGCGGGCCCAGGCCCGGGCCCTGTCCGCCCCGGCCGACACGCCGCCCCCGCCGCCGCCGGCCGCGGTCCCCTCCGCCGCCGACGGCTTCGACGACCTCGACGACCTCGACGGCCACATCGCGGTGGTCGGCCTGGCCTGCCGCTTCCCCGGCGCGCCCGACCCGGCCGCGTTCTGGTCCGTGCTGTCCGACGGAGTGGACGCCATCTGGGACTACCCGGAATCGGAGCTGCGCGAGCTGGGCGTCGGGGCGGGGCTGCTGGCCGACCCCGCGCACGTGAGGGCCGGCGGGAAGCTGGACGGGGTGGCGGACTTCGACGCGGAGTTCTTCGGGTTCACCGCCGAGGAGGCCGCCCGCACCGATCCGCAGCACCGCCTGTTCCTGGAGACGGCCTGGGAGGCCCTGGAGGACGCGGGATACGACCCGGGCCGCTTCGACGGCCAGATCGGCGTGTACGCCTCCACCTCGGCCAACCGCTACTTCCTGTTCCACCTGTTCGGCAACCCCGCCGCCGGCGCCCCGGACGACCCCGACGACTGGGAGGGGCGGCTCCTGCCCCACCAGCGCGCCGACCACCTGCCCGGGCAGGTCGCCTACCGGCTCGGGCTGACCGGACCGGCGGTCGCGGTGCAGACCGCCTGCTCCAGCTCCCTGGTCGCGGTGTGCATGGCCGCCCAGAACCTCGCCGACCACCGCTGCGACCTCGCGCTCGCGGGCGGGGTCAGCGTCACCTGGCCCCGCTACCGGCACACCCCCGGCGGGATGGTCTCCCCGGACGGGCGGTGCCGCGCCTTCGACGCCGCGGCCAACGGCTCGGGATTCTCCAGCGGGAGCGGCGTGGTGGCGCTCAAGCGGCTCGCCGACGCCATGGCCGACGGCGACCACGTGTACGCCGTGATCCCCGGCTGGGCGGTCGGCAACGACGGCGCCGCCCGGGCCGGCTTCGCCGTACCGGGTCTGAGCGGCCAGGTGGCCGCGGTGACCGAGGCCCTCGGCGACGCGGGGATCTCCCCCGACGAGATCGGCATGGTGGAGGCGCACGGCAGCGGCACGCCGCTGGGCGACGCCATCGAGGTGGAGGCGCTGACCCGTGCCTTCCGGGCGGCCGGCGCGCGGGACACCGGTCACTGCGCGCTGGGCGCGGTCAAGACCAACATCGGCCACACCGACGCCGCCTCCGGGATCGCGGGGTTCATCAAGGCGGTCCTGTCGGTACGGCACGGGCAGATCCCCGGCAACCTGCACCTCGACTCCCCCAACCCGCAGCTCGACCTGGAGCGCGGGCCGTTCTACCTGCCCGCCAAGACGGTGCACTGGCCCGAGGGCCGCCGGCGGGTGGCCGGGGTCAGCGCGATCGGCATCGGCGGCACCGGGGCCCACGTCCTGGTGGCCGAGGCGCCGCAGCCGCAGGCCACGGTGCCCGCCTCCGGGGGCCGGTATCTGCTCCCGATCTCCGCCCGCTCTCCCGAGGCCCTCCGCGCCGCGATCGTACGGCTGCGCGAGCACCTCGCCGCCAACCCGCACCTGTCACCGGCCGACGTGGCGCACACCCTGACGGCCGGACGCCGTTCCTTCGCCCACCGGGCCGTCGTGGAGTGCGGCAGCCTCGCCGAGGCGATCGCGGCCCTCGACCCCGACCGGCTGATGTCCCAGGCCGGCGCGCCGGAGACGCTGCCTTCCGGCTCCGCCGTCCCAGGGCGGCGGGTACCGCTGCCGACCTATCCCTTCCAACGACAGCGCTACTGGATCGACCCGCCGGGAGGCACCCGATGA
- a CDS encoding thioesterase II family protein, translating into MTTLTARWFRCARPLPHAPLRLFCLPYAGAGAGVFHPWPAALAPDVEVVGVQLPGRENRIVEPPEIDLAELADAVADAVTADSRPYALYGHSLGARLAFEVTRRLDRADAPLPVRLYVGAARAPHLHASADTFDGLSRVSDDELVTRVVAGGGVPEAVAAEPELLELLLPTLRADFAWLDDYVYQPGPALPVPITAFAGTLDRAVSMEQVAAWEQHTAAGFALHRLDGGHFFLQDRLADLTTLLSADLRAAGGGL; encoded by the coding sequence ATGACCACCCTGACGGCCCGCTGGTTCCGGTGCGCGCGGCCCCTGCCGCACGCGCCGCTCCGGCTGTTCTGCCTGCCGTACGCCGGCGCGGGCGCGGGCGTGTTCCACCCCTGGCCGGCCGCCCTCGCCCCCGACGTGGAGGTGGTGGGCGTCCAGCTACCGGGCAGGGAGAACCGGATCGTCGAGCCGCCCGAGATCGACCTGGCCGAGCTGGCCGACGCGGTCGCCGACGCCGTGACCGCCGACAGCCGCCCCTACGCGCTGTACGGGCACTCGCTGGGCGCGCGGCTGGCGTTCGAGGTGACCCGGCGGCTGGACCGTGCCGACGCGCCGCTGCCGGTCCGGCTGTATGTGGGCGCCGCCCGCGCACCGCATCTGCACGCCTCCGCCGACACCTTCGACGGGCTCTCCCGCGTCTCCGACGACGAGCTGGTGACCCGGGTGGTGGCCGGGGGCGGCGTGCCCGAGGCGGTCGCCGCCGAGCCGGAGCTGCTGGAGCTGCTGCTGCCGACGCTGCGGGCGGACTTCGCCTGGCTGGACGACTACGTCTACCAGCCCGGACCGGCGCTGCCGGTGCCGATCACGGCCTTCGCCGGCACGCTCGACCGGGCCGTCTCGATGGAGCAGGTGGCCGCCTGGGAGCAGCACACCGCCGCGGGCTTCGCCCTGCACCGCCTCGACGGCGGTCACTTCTTCCTCCAGGACAGGCTGGCGGACCTGACCACCCTGCTGTCGGCGGACCTCAGGGCCGCGGGCGGTGGGCTGTGA